TTCAAGTACAAGCGAATCCTCACCTGGGGAGTCCATCTCGGCCCCTTGGGGTTCACCACATCGCTCTGCGTGCTCTTGCAGCTGCCTGCCTTTAATGAGCACTTGGCCGCACCTTCCACAGGCACAGATATGTCCCATGTGGCTGGATATGTAATGAGCAGACTGATCCTCCTCCGTCAACAGGGCTCCACATAACTCACATGGAATGCACGCGCCATCTTGCTTTTCTTCTTTGATCCGCTGCACCTTTGGATCAGAGATTAATAACCCTGTGCTTTGGCCCTCCAAAGCATCCATGGCAGATACTCTTGGCTCTTCCTCGCTGTCAAACTTCAGCTGGTCTGCAAGATTGTCTTTGTTCACTCTGGTACGAACTTTGCAGCTCCCTACATTATGGTTGCCTACCTTTACAACTTTTATAGTTTCCAAATCGGTCTCAGAATCGTTGTCTCGCTCCACTTTAATGGTTATATTCCTGGAGAAGGTAGCTTTATTGTCCATGCCCGTGGCAACAGACCGGATCACCTTCTCTGTGTCCGGCTTATGGTCTGGCCAGTCCTCTTCAACGGTTCTGTGCTCATCCGTACCCTCTGAGGTTGAGCTCTCATCTTTTCCAGCATCGCCGTAAACCTCTTTGCTAACCTTGGGTGTCTGGAAAGCTTTACGATTGGTGCATGTGAGGATGTGTTCAATGAGGAGCTTTTCACAGCTAAACACAAAACCGCAATCGTCGCAAGTGTACGTACGGCCAAATCGAGGGCGTTCTTTCATGGCAGAGCTTCGGCCTGATGTTCTCTTCCTTAAGTCACATGGCTGGTCTACTACGGTCTCGGAGTGTGGCGGAGGGTGTGGTATGACCACATCTTCAGCAGGCCTGACAGTTGAGATGTTAATGGTCTGACGAGCAGTTGTGGTTGAGGCTTTGGGTGCGCATTCATTCTCAGAAGGGCTTGGTCGCTGCTGTTCAAACATTCGAACGCCGAACATCATCTTGCTTCCCATCACGCTGGATGAGGACGAGGAGCTGGTTGATGAAGAGGACGATGCAGAGGACGAGGGTGTCAGATTGGATGTTCGGATGTCTCTGAGGTCCTCAAGCGAGTCAGGGATGTAGTACATTTGTAGGTAGACCATAGATGATTTCAGCTCTTCAAATTCATAGTGATCCATGACGATTCGGCCAAGGTACATGAGCTGCAGGATGAGATCGAAACATTCTGCGGTGATCTGCATGTTGCTGAGATCAAAAAGTGCAGTCCCCTGCTGATCCCGGATGAACATCATTCTGAAGTAAGAGCTGCAGGCTGCCAGCACGGCCTTGTGGGCCCTGAAATAAATGTCCCCTATAGCAATGCAGCAGTCACAGAGGAAACCCCACTCCCTTTGGTTGTTGAGCTGCTGCAGGACATGCTCACTGTGGCTTGGCCTTGCCATTACCCTGTAAGGAATCATAAAGAAAAACGTAATACATCAGCAAGACACACCTTTGAGgaatcttttttttcccctcttacaGGCGCCCTTTGGCCATGACTATATCATGATAATATCATGACTATTATGTATTGATTTGTAAAATTAAGAGTTGGTCTAACTGTGGAATGGAATGGCATGCAAAGATCTCAAaattagggatgtaatgattcactcaactcacgatccAACTCACAATTTTGATTTCACAATTCACGATTTTCTCACAATATTCTTTTTTAACAAtgacaatcacaaaaaaaaaataataataattttgtgaaattaaaatataatgaaactaaattgaaattttaaaacaaacaccaAATCAAATAAGTAAGttacacaaaataaaagaaatctcttaatataaaatattgtgtttGTGTCGCGTTCCGAGCTGATAAGCGTTCCGCGCTGAGCAGCGCAAATGAGTAACGCAATTTAGTTTTGCTTTCGTTTGCCATTTGATGTTTCTCATATGCAACAGAAATGGCAGCACTTACGAGTTGAACAACATGGTGGTCATGCCATTGCGACTATTCACAAAAATTACTCGCTCCGAGTACATTTCCATGCAGAATGAGTAGTTTTCAATCTAAGTTATACTGTATGATTTTTAAACTTGAAGCAAAAACAAAATGGTCTGTCTTtggttttgtgaaactatactacaTAAAACATATCTGAATAATACAAGCTGAACGAGATGTAGATTCAccctctgacagcaggtggcgctgcagTGAACAGCAATGATACAGTGTTTCCTgggttaccactgtaaacaaagcagagcttatgaacactactttaatatgcattgttcagaggcaagatgaaaagaaaatataaccGTAACCTTTCTAAAGATAGTTAGTTCCTCTCAGAGACACACTTATATAAACTCCTTCTCCAACTGTATCGTTTGGCATCTCAACTGATTTGAATggtcacatatttgaatcgatttttAAAAAGGCTCGCAGCTAATCTCTACATCCCTActcaagataattttttttacaatttgactatttttaaaaacacaacatttcaGGACGGGAAACCCAAAAGCAGCCAAAGATGTGTGAATGCATTTAAagcacaataaaaacaatatagtaatattgtggaatattattgcaatttaaaaagctacattttcagcagccattactctattttttattttattttatttatttatttttgccgaTTTGGGGgttcaataaatgtttcttattattataacagATAcatacagttgtgctgcttattatatatatatatatatatatatatatatatatatatatatatatatatatatatatatatatatatatttttttttttttttttttttttttttttttttgtggaaaccatgatacttttttaggtTATTTGATGAATACACagttcaaaagaaaataattgatttgaaatctattgtaacattatacatttctttactgttacatttgatcaatttaattttgctgaataaaatacatttctttttcttttctttttttgaatcttattgactgcaaacttttgaatggtagtttatggAAGAAAAATCTagataaaatagacaaaaataaaataaaatacgatATGTCATGTCAGTACTGGATGTAACACAAGCCTAAGTAATAGCCTTTTGCCAGTTAGCCAACAAATATAAGTGGAAGAtaagacaatattttaatatattattaatgatagttttaaatattttagatgtGATTATATTCCttgctttattattaattttacaaataaaaaaaaattaaataggttGCACTGATTTCTAACCATCTGAGCAACTCAGCAGGTTTAATTCCTCAAGGTCATACTTCGTCAATAAACTCAATTGACTGGGATATAATAATTAAAGGAGTCTAGCGAAATCttaagtttatttgcaaaaaaaattatcattcagaataaaataataaatatcagaCAGCAGAAGATATAAATTGTGTTCATATAATCAATTAGCTTAATAAGAGTTGGTTTAAATAGTACTTGTTTCCGTCGTTCAGCTCCATTATAAGGCCAAACAGAGAGGTTTACATCCCGCCCTCGCGTTCTCATTGGCCTATTTTAGAGACAGAATCATGCGGGCGTTGTAGCTGTCAATCATACCGCACTTAAAAGTAAAATCAAACTACTTGGACAACATACAATAGATCTGACCATACGATTATCCTCAGGGACAACATTAAGTTTTTAAAGGATCTGTTACTTAAGAGACAGCAGAACAGAATATATCTAACCAATGTCGAAGGGAGAGCTCTCACGCAAGCATGCAGTGCCACCCCCGCGCAGCTTCCCGCACATACGCTATGAGCTTCACATTACTGCAGCTCGTGTTTACACGCAAAACACACTGAAAATACTCACCGGCGGTAATGGGCGCTAACTTGTAGCGAACGACAGAATTCAAGTTAAAACACAGAGCGAAGAAGTTCCACCTCTCTTGCCTACGTCCACACAAAAACTTAGGACGAGAATAGCTAATCTCGAGGGCGAAGCCCCTTCTGTGTAGCGCGGATGAAAGAACTTCCGCACAGCCGCTCTGCGAGCTCTATCACCGCACTGAGATCCGGCCCCGCTCACGCAAATCCAGCACGCCCCAGCACGCGCAGCACAGTGAAAATGCAACCAAACCATGTATGAAAATATGCTCTTCAAGACGAGCCCTTGCAGTAACATTCGTGCTGAAAACGAAATAGAATAATGTTACAATGCAGACGAATAGCTCATTTTCCACAATAACTACtttcaaatcatttttttatgtgtaggcctatagattatatatatatatatatatatatatatatatatatatatatatatatatatatatatatatatatatataaatctttccTCTGTATTGCTGGCATTACCATCATGCCAAGCATTTTAGAGATCTGAATTtctgcaacaacaaaaaaggttgttGAGAATTGTAATTTCTTGTTTAAACATCAGAAATGtcactattttttttacattatcacaGCTTTTATAAGTCATAAACatgttttagtttaaaatgtacatttttacataattgcAATTCTCAATTagctatacaaatataataaaatattataatattataatataattattaaaataattatacttttttatatacattcaaaGTCAGTTGACTGCTTGCTAACTTGTGTccaagaatttatatatatatatatatatatatatatatatatatatatatatatatatatatatatatatatatatatatatatatatatatatatatatatatgtaaaaggtCATTAGCCTACCATCACATGTTATACCACCTGCAACACTAATCGTAAATTAACACCATAACTGACACTTTAAACCAAAATCCACCTGGTTAGATCTTTATTGCATATATGATAAATGTTGGGAAACAGAtacgtttatttttataattattatttaaattattattcaaattggTAAAGTTGTTCCTACAtaagtgttttacaataaaacaaattcacGAGCGCCTCTGAAGGTCTGTCAGACCATTTAGCAAAACTGGCTCTGCTCTCTCGTCTAGATGCACGTTGTCATACTTCATGCATTTCGGTTCAGTGACTTTTCCCACACTAGATAACTGCTATAGTCTATTTATATACATGCGCCTTAGTCTTCCTTCGACATAGAAGAACGAAAACGCAACGAACGTGCATGTAAGTACGAGCAAAGCGTTTGCATCGCATGTTTCCACTATGAGTGTGTCTGGACCAGCTAATGTACAGTACGGTCACGTGACGGATAACAAGCTAAGCCGTAAATCGCTTTTAGGAAGAACCGCGAGTCCATAAGAGAATTTTCCTGCTGCAACACACACGAAATTATAGTTGGTAAGAACACATTTTTTTGGGACCGTGTTAATGCATTATGTCTGTGCGTTGGTGCATGCATGTTTTGTTGGCCAAGGTGCATGAAAACGTACACCGTTTCTTCGACAACACTTGATCGGTGTAGACCAGACGTGTGAAAATTACGATTCTGTCGTGGACAAATCTGGGATTCTGTACATGCAGATCACACAAGCATGAATTACATAGGCTACACGCTCTTTTGTGTGTTATCCATCCATTTGTGACATTTCCCTATGCGACGAACAATTGCTGTTTGTAAATGTCCTTTTGTGTAATAATTTTAAGAAATCGCTCTCAGTTATTGTGATCATGTCGACAcacaatgattttaaaatgttacactgTAAACATTACAGACAAGCCAGTCGTTGAGGTCTCTCCGTTCAtattatggaaataataataataatacgatgACATTCTGCTGTAGATTAAGTTATACATTACGAAAAACGTACAATGTAGTTATTAATGGATTTTCTGAATAATATGTTTTATAGGGAATGTAAGAATGCCATTTACCAAAGCATTGTCATAGTAGGtttcactgagaaaaaaaaagggaaatccTATCCAGATGTAAACAGCTGGGTAGTCTCAAAAACGTTTAAAATATGATGTCTATTTTGATCGATAGAGGCCGCCAGTTACTCATACAACTAAGGCTCTTCAGAGACTCATTGGTTGATTCTGGTACTTGCTAGATCATCATGTTAAGAGACATTTGGGACAAAAAAAATTGTCTGGAAAGACAAAAAGGAGAAATCTAGTTTAAAAGTATATGCCTTGGTATTCATAGTGGtttcatgcatttattattattattttttgtgcaatttatttaaaaaaaaaagtcaaatctaCAATATCAATATCAGTAAGTTTTTCATAGAGCTGCTGTATTTCACCTGAACAAAACATGATATAGGTAAATGCTAGTATTATTAATACCTGCTTATAACATACAGCAGAGTAAGCTAGTCAATTTAAGCATaagaatttatttgttttgtctttgaTTTTGTTAAAGGTTGAGATGGACGTGTCTGGCCACAGTCTGTTCCTTCTGCAGCAGTTGAACGTCCAAAGGGAGTTTGGCTTTCTGTGTGACTGCACTGTTGCCATTGGTAACGTATACTTCAAGGCTCATCGTGCAGTCCTTGCTGCCTTCTCAAACTACTTCAAAATGATCTTCATCCACCAGTCCAGGTTAGTGAATGTTTCTTGAAGACTGAAGGGTCACTGGTTCTGATTATCAAGTAAGCATGGGGAGGAAGTCAAGatagattttataaatattaaaggtttaataataataatacagaccaAATGTTTGTTATTAACCATACTTTAAAGGATTAATTCATAgctgattttatttttgatgacTTTCTGGCTTTTTCAGTGAGTGCATTAAGATCCAGCCCACAGATATTCAACCAGATGTCTTCAGCTACCTTTTACACATCATGTACACAGGCATGGGTCCCAAACAACCCGTAGACCAGGGCAGACTTCAAGAAGGTATCAAGTTCCTCCATGCATACCAGCTCTGCCACAAAACAGGTGAGGGTGGCCCTGATGCATCCTCTGAACCCCTCCGTATGTCCAACCTGTATGGCATCCAGATCTCTTCACAGTTGGCCAGTAAAGAGAACTCGGGCCTGAAGGCTGGTGGTTCACGGGACCCTGAGGATGGCCGCTCCAGCACTAGGGCTGATCGCACACATGGCCGTTTAGCTCTCGCTGTAGGGCTGGAGGGCATTACATCTGAACGACAGCCTCAAAGCTTCCGCGCCGCATCCTCAGTGGCCTCGGGGGATGACTCTGACATTTCGGCACGGATAAAACAGGAAAGAGCAGAGGAGGAAGAACAAGAAGGTGACAAAGAGCCTTGCTCTCTCTCCCCAGCTCAGGTGAGCCCCTGTCAAGCAGGTCTATTTAAAGATGGCCCTCTAGCGCTTTTATGCCCTCGGTGCGGTGAACGCTGTCTGTCACCTGAAGGCCTACAAGAGCACCTATTTACCCACGCAGCCTGTGCCCTCGAGCCTAGTGGTCTAATGGAAGGCCCTTCAGAGGACAAAACCAGGGAGCACAAGTCCCTAGAGGAGAGGCCTCCTCACAATGAGCGCATAGACTCTGGCAGTCTGGAGGAGGCCTTACGGCAGAGTCAGGCCCTGGCAGATGAGCTTGCCGTGGAACTCAGACAAGGTAGTGGGACTGGATGGAGCGGCAGCCCGTTGGCAGCCTTCACACGAAAACGAAAGATGGCCTGTGCCGTCTGCAACCTTCGCTTCTCGCAGAAGAGCCAGCTGCAGGAGCACATGTTCGCACATGTGGGCAAGCCACTGCGATACCATCGCTACAGCCGCTTCTGCGGGCAGCTGCTCCATGGCTGTGAGGGCCAGCCAGATATTACCACAACCACAGGAGAGGAGGCAGCCAAGGACACTCAGGATAACGGCAGCTCCTGCTACTCACTGGACTCTGAGGTCTCTCAGGAGAGTGTGGACGCAGTGACTGTAGAATGATGTAGTGTTTGACATATATTCATGCAAACACACAATGACTGTTAAAGGAATATCTGGATTTAGTACAAGTTAAGCTCAGTCAACAACATTTGTTGATTACAACAAAAATTAATTTCCACCTGTccctccttttctttttctttaaaaaaagagcaaaaatatgTTACAGTGAGGAATTTACAGTAGGAGTGAATGGGCATAAtccatacatgtaaaaaaaactcaCTGGTTTAATAAgacataaacaaaatatgttaacatgattttaatttggggaaaaaatatcTTACCTTTTCTGTGTAAAGTTGTATCTAATTTTACAAATTCCATGACATAAAACATAAAGCCTATGGTGTGGAACTTCAGTTTTTACACATAAGCTGGAGTATGCATACAGTGCTTGTGAGTGTGacatacataatttttaacagaataatgtatatgttttttaaagaatcatgTTTCTGCTTTTAATTCCTCCAGAATTGGTC
The sequence above is a segment of the Carassius gibelio isolate Cgi1373 ecotype wild population from Czech Republic chromosome A20, carGib1.2-hapl.c, whole genome shotgun sequence genome. Coding sequences within it:
- the LOC127938947 gene encoding zinc finger and BTB domain-containing protein 1, which codes for MARPSHSEHVLQQLNNQREWGFLCDCCIAIGDIYFRAHKAVLAACSSYFRMMFIRDQQGTALFDLSNMQITAECFDLILQLMYLGRIVMDHYEFEELKSSMVYLQMYYIPDSLEDLRDIRTSNLTPSSSASSSSSTSSSSSSSVMGSKMMFGVRMFEQQRPSPSENECAPKASTTTARQTINISTVRPAEDVVIPHPPPHSETVVDQPCDLRKRTSGRSSAMKERPRFGRTYTCDDCGFVFSCEKLLIEHILTCTNRKAFQTPKVSKEVYGDAGKDESSTSEGTDEHRTVEEDWPDHKPDTEKVIRSVATGMDNKATFSRNITIKVERDNDSETDLETIKVVKVGNHNVGSCKVRTRVNKDNLADQLKFDSEEEPRVSAMDALEGQSTGLLISDPKVQRIKEEKQDGACIPCELCGALLTEEDQSAHYISSHMGHICACGRCGQVLIKGRQLQEHAERCGEPQGAEMDSPGEDSLVLEDAEAMEESLLEGADLGFRCPLCGLIFESESLAVEHTLTCPEQEPFRPVLLEDSGDPDHRRKHFCAICGKGFYQRCHLREHYTVHTKEKQFTCQTCGKQFLRERQLRLHTDMHKGMARYVCPVCEQGTFLKHDHVRHMISHLSAGETICQVCFQIFPSGEHLEKHMDVHLYICGVCGEKFRLRKDMRSHYNSKHTKRQ
- the LOC127938150 gene encoding zinc finger and BTB domain-containing protein 25-like — protein: MDVSGHSLFLLQQLNVQREFGFLCDCTVAIGNVYFKAHRAVLAAFSNYFKMIFIHQSSECIKIQPTDIQPDVFSYLLHIMYTGMGPKQPVDQGRLQEGIKFLHAYQLCHKTGEGGPDASSEPLRMSNLYGIQISSQLASKENSGLKAGGSRDPEDGRSSTRADRTHGRLALAVGLEGITSERQPQSFRAASSVASGDDSDISARIKQERAEEEEQEGDKEPCSLSPAQVSPCQAGLFKDGPLALLCPRCGERCLSPEGLQEHLFTHAACALEPSGLMEGPSEDKTREHKSLEERPPHNERIDSGSLEEALRQSQALADELAVELRQGSGTGWSGSPLAAFTRKRKMACAVCNLRFSQKSQLQEHMFAHVGKPLRYHRYSRFCGQLLHGCEGQPDITTTTGEEAAKDTQDNGSSCYSLDSEVSQESVDAVTVE